CCACTCCCAAGAAACCTCAACCCACTCCCAACTCTTCCGCTCCCAAGAAACCACAACCCACTCCCAACTCCTCCGACTCCGACTCGGAATATGAATCCGATTCCGATTCCCCGCCCACCGCCTCCACTCACCGACCCGACCCGAACATCAAACCCATCACCTCCAAGCCCATGGACGACCCACCCAAGTCCACCAAAAGGCCCAGATCCGACCCCACTCCCTCCACTCCGGTGGCCAAGTCCAGCGCCGCCGCCGCCGTTAAACGGACGGCGGCGGAGAGCGAGAGCAACGGAGCCCAAGACTCGAAGAGGgcgaagaagaagcagaaggaGAAGGACGTGGCTGCTGTTATTAACAACAGCAACGAAACGACGCCGAGCAAGCAGATGTTTCAGCGGCTGTGGAGCGAGGACGACGAGATCGTGATCCTCAAGGGCCTTATCGACTTCAGGGCGAAGAAAGGATACGATCCGATGACCGATTTGAACGTTTTTCACGACTTCATCAAGAAATCGCTGCACTTGGGTGACGTCAGCAAGTCCCAGTTCTCCACCAAGGTCAGgaggatgaagaagaagttcGAGAACAACGTGAAGAGGGGGAAAGACGGCCAAGACCGGTCCTTTTCGAACCCTCATGAGCAACGGGCCTACAACTTGTCCAAGAAGATATGGGGCGAGGATAGTGATGGTTTCGGAGTTGGAAATGCGAAGAAAGTTAATGGGAAAGGGAGAAAGAACGAGAAGAGTTTGTCCGTAGTGGATGAGGAGCTCTCTGGGAGAGTCGAGGAAGGGGCAAGGAGGGAGGTCGAGCCAAATGCTGGGGCAGAGCGGGCGATTGGGTTCGATTTAAGCATCGAGGAGGTGGTTGTCAAGGATGGATTGGAGTTGCTTAGTGGGTCCAATAAGTTGGAGATGATGGAGAAGTGGAGGCAGTTCAGGGTTGAGGAAGTGGAGCTCTACTTGAAGCGGTTGGAATTGGTTCGCGAGCAGGGGAAACTAGTGCTGGAGGCAATGAAGAAGTCGACGGGGCATTAGGGTTTTTTCTAGTCAGGTAAAATTATGGGCTGTTGGTTTTCGTTGATGAATGATGGTGAACGCTAGGGTGTTTGGTGTTAAGGGTTTAATTCGCTGTGTTTGTATCTGTAAGAGTTTGGTAGTTAGTACTGATTATGAATGTGTGGCGTTTATGTTTCTGAGCTTGCCTTTGAGTATGATTGCTTGGTTCTGATTTTCTGATATTGATCGCTAGAATCGGGTTTATTTGCTTCAGTATCTCATGTTATTTGTTTGCTTTGGTGGTGTTGTTTGCTTGTTGTTATGTGGGAATTTGGTACTGTGATTTGTTTGGCAAACT
The sequence above is a segment of the Rhododendron vialii isolate Sample 1 chromosome 13a, ASM3025357v1 genome. Coding sequences within it:
- the LOC131312302 gene encoding probable transcription factor At4g00390 produces the protein MAPNRLPESEAQQHESSSEEEEEEEEEEDSGSSSEEETHSQPQHNNNINTSTPKKPQPTPNSSAPKKPQPTPNSSDSDSEYESDSDSPPTASTHRPDPNIKPITSKPMDDPPKSTKRPRSDPTPSTPVAKSSAAAAVKRTAAESESNGAQDSKRAKKKQKEKDVAAVINNSNETTPSKQMFQRLWSEDDEIVILKGLIDFRAKKGYDPMTDLNVFHDFIKKSLHLGDVSKSQFSTKVRRMKKKFENNVKRGKDGQDRSFSNPHEQRAYNLSKKIWGEDSDGFGVGNAKKVNGKGRKNEKSLSVVDEELSGRVEEGARREVEPNAGAERAIGFDLSIEEVVVKDGLELLSGSNKLEMMEKWRQFRVEEVELYLKRLELVREQGKLVLEAMKKSTGH